The Mesobacillus jeotgali genome window below encodes:
- a CDS encoding VOC family protein: MITGIVPYLVTNGNGQEAVKFYQEALGAEVVSLQTFGDMPPNPEYPLPEEAKNRVLNAQMNIGNAKLMLSDTFPGHPFQLGSQVTIALLVDNASEAKGIFEKLQVDGKVTMPLQETFWSPAYGQVTDKFGVEWQVSTEEKK, encoded by the coding sequence ATGATTACAGGAATTGTCCCTTATCTAGTCACAAATGGAAATGGTCAGGAAGCAGTGAAGTTTTATCAGGAGGCTTTAGGAGCCGAAGTAGTTAGTCTCCAAACATTTGGTGATATGCCTCCAAATCCTGAATATCCACTTCCCGAAGAAGCAAAGAACCGAGTATTGAACGCTCAGATGAACATTGGAAATGCGAAACTGATGCTATCTGATACATTTCCAGGACACCCATTTCAGCTTGGATCTCAGGTGACGATTGCACTCTTGGTGGATAACGCTTCTGAAGCAAAAGGAATTTTCGAAAAGCTCCAGGTAGACGGAAAAGTAACAATGCCACTTCAGGAAACATTCTGGAGCCCGGCTTACGGCCAGGTGACTGATAAGTTTGGGGTCGAGTGGCAAGTATCAACTGAAGAGAAGAAATAA
- a CDS encoding FMN-dependent NADH-azoreductase — MATVLYITANPKPVEESFSLSVGEEFIKAYREKNPDDEVIRLDLYKMDVPFIDTDVFSGWGKLQQGSAFDQLSDDEKHKVSAINKLTDQFVAGDKYIFVTPFWNFSFPPKMKAYIDNIAIAGKTFKYTAEGPVGLLGGKKALHIQARGGIYSEGPAKDLEFGDRYLRAVLAFMGITDAETLAIEGMAAMPDKAQEIKQQAIQRANELAKQF, encoded by the coding sequence ATGGCTACAGTACTTTACATTACAGCGAATCCAAAACCGGTTGAGGAATCTTTCAGTTTATCGGTGGGCGAGGAGTTCATTAAAGCTTACCGTGAAAAAAATCCAGACGATGAGGTAATTAGACTGGATCTATATAAAATGGATGTTCCATTTATCGATACAGATGTCTTTAGCGGCTGGGGCAAATTACAGCAAGGTTCCGCTTTTGACCAGCTTAGCGACGATGAAAAACATAAAGTGAGCGCAATCAATAAACTGACGGATCAGTTTGTTGCCGGAGATAAATATATCTTTGTCACGCCATTCTGGAACTTCAGCTTCCCGCCAAAAATGAAAGCCTATATTGATAACATTGCGATTGCAGGAAAAACATTCAAGTATACGGCAGAAGGTCCGGTTGGTTTGCTTGGAGGCAAGAAGGCTCTTCATATTCAAGCCCGTGGCGGCATTTACTCAGAAGGTCCTGCGAAGGATTTGGAATTCGGTGATCGCTACCTGCGTGCGGTTTTGGCGTTCATGGGTATTACCGATGCTGAAACATTGGCAATCGAAGGAATGGCAGCTATGCCTGATAAAGCTCAGGAAATTAAGCAACAAGCCATCCAGCGTGCGAACGAACTTGCAAAACAATTTTAA
- a CDS encoding lysozyme family protein has translation MKYTKKKPKKKKQVQRNFNLAILLFISFIGFFLLDRFLELYNESLKKMNVSVNSSIGEVAKYTPIIEGELKKVGLEGHTVTVAALMMQESRGKGGDPMQASESLGLAPNSIQDPQQSIQQGVKYYQRVVNHGNKMQVDFPTIIQSYNMGIGYIDFIAKNGGKHSEELAKKFSMIQVEKNPQTYDCGGDKNNFRYPYCYGDFTYSTKVAKHMESITVSIPDNFGEENSKRSF, from the coding sequence ATGAAATACACAAAAAAGAAACCCAAAAAGAAAAAGCAAGTCCAGAGAAATTTCAATCTGGCCATCTTACTGTTTATCAGTTTCATTGGTTTTTTTCTGCTTGATAGATTCCTGGAATTATATAATGAAAGTCTAAAAAAAATGAATGTTAGTGTGAATAGTTCGATAGGAGAGGTAGCCAAATATACGCCAATCATAGAGGGTGAATTGAAAAAGGTTGGACTTGAAGGTCACACCGTCACGGTGGCTGCATTGATGATGCAGGAAAGCAGGGGGAAGGGCGGCGACCCTATGCAAGCTTCTGAATCTTTGGGGTTAGCTCCTAACAGTATCCAGGATCCCCAGCAAAGCATCCAGCAAGGTGTAAAGTACTATCAGCGTGTTGTGAATCACGGCAATAAAATGCAAGTGGATTTTCCAACAATCATCCAGTCATACAACATGGGAATCGGCTATATTGATTTTATCGCAAAAAATGGGGGAAAACATAGCGAGGAGCTGGCAAAAAAGTTCTCCATGATCCAAGTTGAAAAAAATCCGCAAACCTATGATTGCGGCGGCGATAAAAATAATTTCCGCTATCCCTATTGCTATGGTGATTTCACCTATAGCACCAAGGTAGCAAAACATATGGAATCCATTACAGTCAGTATTCCAGATAATTTTGGGGAGGAAAATTCAAAGCGCTCCTTTTAA
- a CDS encoding SDR family oxidoreductase: MSGKFEGKTVIITGGSNGIGKGIAEAFAKEYGNVCIADIDEVKGKELITTLEKLGGQAAFYQTDVRKEDDLLSLVEGVINDFGRIDILVNNAGVSRFKPLFELTTKEWEDVVFTNLRSAFIGSREAARRMDEGGRIINIASTRATMSEPNSEAYASSKGGIVALTHALAASLQEKGITVNSISPGWIQTEDYDGLREKDHLQHWSNRVGKPEDIAKACLYLADPENDFINGQDLVIDGGMTRKMIYED; the protein is encoded by the coding sequence ATGTCAGGCAAATTTGAAGGAAAGACGGTCATCATAACCGGTGGATCGAATGGGATTGGAAAAGGAATTGCGGAAGCTTTTGCAAAAGAGTATGGTAATGTGTGCATAGCGGATATAGATGAGGTAAAGGGGAAAGAACTAATTACTACCTTAGAAAAGTTAGGTGGACAAGCTGCCTTTTACCAAACAGATGTCAGGAAAGAAGACGACCTTCTCTCCCTGGTGGAAGGTGTCATCAATGACTTTGGTCGGATTGATATATTGGTCAATAATGCCGGGGTGTCTAGATTCAAGCCATTATTTGAGCTCACAACTAAGGAATGGGAAGATGTTGTTTTTACCAATCTCAGAAGTGCATTCATTGGATCCCGTGAGGCTGCCAGAAGAATGGATGAAGGTGGAAGGATCATCAATATAGCATCAACAAGGGCAACCATGTCTGAACCTAATTCCGAGGCTTATGCTTCCTCTAAAGGAGGAATTGTTGCCTTGACACATGCACTTGCCGCTTCGCTTCAAGAGAAGGGAATCACAGTCAACTCTATAAGTCCAGGCTGGATCCAGACAGAAGATTATGATGGATTACGTGAAAAAGACCATCTTCAGCACTGGTCCAACCGAGTCGGGAAGCCAGAGGATATAGCCAAAGCATGCCTCTATTTAGCTGACCCGGAGAACGATTTTATTAATGGACAGGATCTTGTAATTGATGGAGGAATGACACGTAAGATGATCTATGAAGATTAA
- the tkt gene encoding transketolase, whose protein sequence is MFKEIDMLSIDSIRTLSIDAIEKANSGHPGMPMGAAPMAYTLWTRYMNINPKNPEWFNRDRFVLSAGHGSMLLYSLLHLAGYDLTMDDIKQFRQWGSKTPGHPEFGHTAGVDATTGPLGQGIAMAVGMAMAERHLAAVYNKDNYNLVDHYTYTICGDGDLMEGVSAEAASLAAHLKLGKMIVLYDSNDISLDGDLDKSFSESVEGRFKSYGWQYIRVEDGNNLEEIAKAIEEAKTDADRPTMIEVKTIIGYGSPNLSGKSDVHGAPLGADELKLTKEAYKWTFEEDFHVPSEVYEHFKQQIAEKGEQTEQAWNELFAKYKSEYPELGAQLEKSMKGELVEGWDKDIPVYEEGKSLASRASSGEALNGIAKNLPYLIGGSADLAGSNKTMIKGTGDFFPGSFEGRNIWFGVREFAMGAAMNGIALHGGLKIFGGTFFVFSDYLKPAIRLAALMGLPVTYVFTHDSIAVGEDGPTHEPVEQLAGLRAMPNLSVIRPADGNETAAAWKLSIESTKTPTALVLTRQNLPTIKDTDKNAYEGVSKGAYVISPAGKDNADALLLAAGSEVGLAVKAQEALASEGIDVAVVSMPSWDRFEQQSKEYKESVIPKSVKKRLGIEMGSSLGWHRYVGDEGEVLAIDTFGASAPGEKIMEEYGFSVNNVVARVKALLEQN, encoded by the coding sequence ATGTTTAAAGAAATTGATATGCTTTCAATTGATTCCATTCGAACATTATCAATTGATGCAATTGAAAAAGCTAACTCCGGCCACCCAGGTATGCCGATGGGGGCAGCACCGATGGCTTACACACTGTGGACTCGTTATATGAACATCAATCCTAAGAATCCTGAATGGTTCAACCGAGATCGTTTCGTTCTATCTGCTGGTCATGGTTCAATGCTGCTATACAGCTTGCTGCACCTTGCAGGTTATGACTTAACGATGGACGATATTAAACAGTTCCGTCAGTGGGGAAGCAAGACTCCAGGTCATCCTGAGTTCGGACACACTGCCGGTGTAGACGCAACAACTGGACCACTTGGCCAGGGAATTGCTATGGCAGTCGGCATGGCTATGGCGGAGCGCCATCTTGCTGCTGTCTACAACAAGGATAACTATAATCTTGTTGATCACTATACATACACCATTTGCGGTGACGGCGATCTAATGGAAGGTGTTTCTGCTGAAGCGGCATCTCTTGCAGCCCACCTAAAATTAGGCAAAATGATCGTTCTTTATGATTCAAACGATATTTCTCTTGATGGCGACCTTGATAAATCATTCTCCGAAAGTGTTGAAGGCCGTTTCAAGTCATATGGCTGGCAGTATATCCGAGTTGAAGATGGTAACAACCTTGAGGAAATCGCTAAAGCGATCGAGGAAGCAAAAACGGATGCAGATCGTCCAACAATGATCGAAGTGAAAACGATCATCGGATACGGTTCACCTAACCTTTCAGGTAAGTCAGATGTTCATGGAGCTCCACTGGGTGCTGATGAACTGAAGCTTACGAAGGAAGCCTATAAGTGGACTTTTGAAGAGGACTTCCATGTACCAAGCGAAGTTTATGAGCACTTCAAACAGCAAATCGCTGAAAAAGGTGAACAGACAGAACAGGCATGGAACGAACTTTTTGCAAAATATAAGAGCGAATATCCTGAACTAGGAGCCCAGCTTGAAAAATCAATGAAGGGTGAGTTAGTAGAAGGATGGGATAAAGACATTCCAGTATATGAAGAAGGCAAGAGCCTCGCGAGCCGTGCATCTTCTGGTGAAGCACTTAACGGTATTGCGAAAAATCTTCCTTACTTAATCGGCGGGTCCGCTGACCTTGCTGGATCAAACAAAACAATGATCAAGGGAACAGGCGACTTCTTCCCAGGTTCATTCGAAGGCCGTAACATCTGGTTTGGTGTTCGTGAGTTCGCCATGGGTGCTGCAATGAACGGTATAGCTTTACACGGTGGACTTAAGATTTTTGGCGGAACATTCTTTGTGTTCTCTGACTACTTAAAGCCGGCAATCAGACTTGCAGCATTAATGGGCTTGCCTGTAACATACGTCTTCACTCATGACAGTATTGCAGTAGGAGAAGATGGACCTACTCACGAACCAGTTGAGCAGCTAGCGGGACTGCGTGCAATGCCGAACTTGTCAGTGATTCGTCCTGCAGATGGCAACGAGACAGCCGCTGCTTGGAAGCTTTCTATTGAATCTACAAAGACGCCTACGGCACTTGTGTTGACACGCCAAAACTTACCGACGATTAAAGATACTGATAAGAACGCATATGAAGGCGTATCTAAAGGTGCTTACGTCATTTCTCCAGCTGGAAAAGACAATGCTGATGCATTGCTTCTTGCTGCAGGGTCGGAAGTTGGCCTAGCCGTTAAGGCACAGGAAGCTTTGGCTTCTGAGGGTATTGATGTAGCTGTTGTAAGTATGCCTTCATGGGACCGCTTCGAACAACAGTCCAAGGAATATAAAGAAAGCGTCATTCCTAAGTCTGTCAAGAAGCGTCTTGGAATTGAGATGGGATCTTCACTAGGATGGCATCGTTACGTTGGTGACGAAGGGGAAGTTCTTGCAATCGATACATTCGGTGCATCAGCTCCAGGAGAAAAGATCATGGAAGAGTACGGATTCTCCGTGAACAATGTAGTTGCACGCGTAAAAGCATTGCTAGAGCAAAACTAA
- a CDS encoding DUF896 domain-containing protein has translation MLSSDKIARINELARKAKSSKLTEEEAKEQTKLRAEYLQSFRSSMLNTLKGVTIVDPEGNDVTPEKLKDEKAKNKLH, from the coding sequence ATGCTATCAAGTGATAAAATTGCTAGAATCAACGAACTGGCAAGGAAAGCAAAATCATCTAAATTGACAGAAGAAGAAGCAAAGGAACAGACAAAGCTTAGAGCAGAATATCTACAGTCTTTCCGCTCTTCTATGCTTAATACACTTAAAGGTGTTACCATTGTGGACCCAGAAGGAAATGATGTTACGCCTGAAAAACTCAAAGACGAAAAAGCGAAGAACAAGCTTCATTAA